A stretch of the Streptomyces venezuelae genome encodes the following:
- a CDS encoding carbohydrate kinase family protein has product MSGALLVVGDVVTDVVAMHAEPLAPATDTAARIRTMPGGAGANAACWAARTGAAEVRLLARVGRESAAWHERALAAAGVRAQLVVDPVAPTGTVVALVGRDAERTFLTDSGAALRLCPADWTPSLLDGVAHLHLSGYLYFADGSRELAGVALRAARARGVPVSVDPASAGFLHSLGVKRFLSAVDGVAVLLPNEDEARLLAGTADAAEAAAALSLRFPLVVVTRGVAGALVAEAGTVTADVPAEPARAVDTTGAGDAFTGGFLAARLAGAPPAEAARAGCRAAARAVTRPGGRP; this is encoded by the coding sequence GTGAGCGGAGCCCTGCTGGTGGTCGGGGACGTGGTGACGGATGTGGTCGCGATGCATGCGGAACCCCTCGCCCCGGCCACCGACACCGCGGCCCGCATCCGTACGATGCCGGGCGGTGCGGGGGCCAATGCGGCCTGCTGGGCCGCCCGTACGGGGGCGGCGGAGGTCCGGCTGCTGGCCCGGGTGGGCAGGGAGTCGGCGGCCTGGCACGAGCGCGCGCTGGCGGCGGCGGGGGTGCGGGCGCAGCTGGTGGTCGACCCGGTGGCGCCGACCGGGACGGTGGTGGCGCTGGTCGGCAGGGATGCGGAGCGCACCTTCCTGACGGACAGCGGGGCCGCACTGCGGCTGTGTCCGGCCGACTGGACTCCCTCGCTGCTGGACGGGGTGGCCCATCTGCATCTGTCGGGCTATCTGTACTTCGCCGACGGCAGCCGCGAGCTGGCCGGGGTGGCGCTGCGGGCGGCGCGGGCGCGCGGGGTGCCGGTGAGTGTGGATCCGGCTTCGGCCGGGTTTCTCCACTCTCTGGGAGTGAAACGTTTCCTCAGTGCGGTGGACGGGGTTGCGGTCCTGCTGCCCAACGAGGACGAGGCCCGGCTGCTGGCCGGCACCGCGGACGCCGCGGAGGCAGCCGCGGCCCTCAGCCTGCGCTTTCCGCTGGTGGTGGTCACCCGGGGCGTGGCCGGTGCGCTGGTCGCGGAGGCGGGCACGGTGACCGCGGACGTCCCGGCGGAGCCCGCCCGGGCGGTGGACACCACCGGCGCGGGAGACGCCTTCACCGGCGGCTTCCTGGCGGCCCGGCTGGCCGGCGCACCGCCCGCCGAGGCGGCCCGGGCCGGCTGCCGGGCCGCGGCGCGGGCGGTCACCCGGCCGGGCGGGCGTCCGTAG